In the Magnetospira sp. QH-2 genome, one interval contains:
- the terL gene encoding phage terminase large subunit, whose product MSPPRQTANFPEFVFIWTKLQGMEMPKLHVRMARWLAARWRAGDRELLLMAFRNSGKSTLVGLFCAWMLSRDPDLRILVLAADLALARKMVRNVKRILERHPLTKGLKPKRADQWASDQFTVNRPGELRDPSMLAKGIGANVTGSRADVVICDDVEVPNTCDTPPKRLDLRERLDEIDYVLVPGGLQLYVGTPHTYYTIYGDQVRPESGETQPYLTGFKRLEIPLLDSKGRSRWPERFPPERVAGIRRRTGKNKFESQMMLRPVNLADGRLDPDHLRVHDHDLVYGEGNGESLLTLNGKRLVSASCWWDPAYGSPDKGDGSVIACLFTDEDGMYWLQGLEYIQHDPTILDQTDEATQQCRKVVAFARQYHLPAVTLETNGLGRFLPGLLRRELTQAGLACAVIEAASKRNKEMRIIDAFDAVLAAGNLSVHRQVWSTPFIAEMREWRPTTKGRDDGLDAVSGCLLAEPVRLTGRLPADPNDLQSHAAWRRGGGQFDGSTEFDP is encoded by the coding sequence ATGAGCCCGCCCCGTCAAACCGCCAACTTCCCCGAGTTTGTCTTCATCTGGACCAAGCTGCAAGGCATGGAGATGCCCAAGCTGCATGTGCGCATGGCCCGCTGGCTGGCCGCCCGCTGGCGGGCCGGAGACCGGGAACTGTTGCTCATGGCTTTTCGCAACTCCGGCAAGTCCACTTTGGTTGGCCTTTTTTGCGCCTGGATGCTGTCGCGGGATCCGGACCTTCGCATCCTGGTGCTGGCCGCCGACCTGGCCCTGGCCCGCAAGATGGTGCGCAACGTCAAACGGATCCTCGAACGCCACCCTCTGACCAAGGGATTGAAGCCCAAGCGGGCCGACCAATGGGCATCGGATCAATTTACCGTCAATCGACCGGGTGAACTGCGCGACCCTTCCATGCTGGCCAAAGGAATTGGGGCCAATGTCACCGGGTCCCGCGCCGACGTGGTGATCTGCGACGATGTGGAGGTGCCCAACACCTGTGACACGCCGCCCAAGCGCCTGGACTTGCGCGAGCGCCTCGACGAGATCGACTATGTGCTGGTTCCTGGCGGCTTGCAGCTTTATGTGGGCACGCCCCATACTTACTACACCATCTACGGCGATCAGGTGCGTCCGGAATCCGGCGAGACCCAGCCCTATCTGACCGGATTCAAGCGCCTGGAAATCCCGTTACTGGATTCCAAGGGTCGCAGCCGCTGGCCGGAACGCTTTCCGCCCGAGCGGGTGGCCGGAATCCGCCGTCGCACCGGCAAGAACAAGTTCGAAAGCCAGATGATGCTGCGCCCGGTCAACCTGGCCGACGGACGGCTCGACCCGGATCACTTGCGGGTCCATGACCATGACCTGGTCTATGGCGAGGGCAACGGCGAAAGCCTGCTGACTCTCAACGGCAAGCGCCTGGTTTCGGCCTCCTGCTGGTGGGATCCGGCCTACGGTTCACCGGACAAGGGCGATGGCAGTGTCATCGCCTGCCTGTTCACCGATGAAGACGGCATGTACTGGCTGCAAGGCCTGGAATACATCCAGCACGACCCAACCATTCTCGACCAGACCGACGAGGCTACCCAGCAATGCCGCAAGGTGGTGGCTTTCGCCCGACAGTATCATTTGCCCGCGGTGACCCTGGAAACCAATGGATTGGGCCGCTTCCTGCCCGGTTTGCTGCGGCGCGAACTGACCCAGGCGGGATTGGCCTGCGCGGTCATCGAAGCGGCCTCCAAGCGCAACAAGGAAATGCGCATCATCGATGCCTTCGATGCGGTGCTGGCGGCGGGTAACCTGTCGGTGCATCGCCAGGTCTGGTCGACGCCCTTCATCGCCGAGATGCGGGAATGGCGCCCGACCACCAAGGGCCGCGACGACGGTCTGGATGCCGTGTCCGGATGCCTGTTGGCCGAACCTGTGCGCTTGACCGGGCGCCTGCCCGCCGACCCCAACGACCTACAGTCCCATGCCGCCTGGCGTCGGGGCGGCGGCCAGTTCGATGGATCAACGGAGTTTGATCCATAA
- a CDS encoding SPRY domain-containing protein — MSIIKRNILLAGGDSGGSASVSYPVDNGCLLNGAAAFSKVFGSAGSGTVMTFSIWFKPCDIDVNATLFGHYKDANNRFYIDRSGNRIDLYLQVGGTPVCSYTTNAVLRDVSAWYHLVVTVDTGEASADRVKIWINGDRITDWNTTPTLHTGVASTSWNVDTVEPSYVGRWSSSNYFHGYLAQVAFVDGSAYLATDFGQYNDTSGSWEPINLSGITWGARGFYLDFADASPNLGDDESGNTNDWIEVGSPIQVADTPTNNTCTGNYLDQTDGNGPASANLLSGGNLTMRADGGNNCAVGGSIGLPVTGKWYFEAEAVGTNSFIGVGQSGIWKLTVGTFTNCHLYKQSDGNKIDTAGTSSAYGTGYANTDVIGVAVDCDNQAIYFAKNGTWQNSGDPTSGASKTGAAFTGQDYAGWVAIFGNHGNASTGWNIRTEDDFTGAIPTGYSSVGTGNFPAPAVADVSGLFVQSVGTHTNIESAIASLRSGWGSDEYVEFFADRDTSANAEKFRFSFDSANETMLYTSETYQAVSTLSGTNHFGMAIRLNAAYGTYGAAVAVDGSGQATVTHNLGTDKCAIFLFRQASGGELLGYHPAVDSGKLISWCNTANQIVSGAITNVQANSFDIDDSGFTGTYNVLVIAETEGVSAIRTYEGNANADGTVCDLGLSPEFTLIAAIDNATAEGHWNSSQFGVAGTLNDISNGFTSGVDDLTKDKDWLSTGMKCRSTAAGVNGSQTYAVIAFGTPFKYARAR; from the coding sequence ATGAGCATCATCAAACGAAACATTCTGCTGGCCGGAGGAGACTCCGGCGGCAGCGCCTCAGTATCCTATCCCGTGGATAACGGCTGCTTGCTCAATGGTGCAGCCGCGTTTTCGAAGGTATTCGGCAGCGCGGGTAGCGGCACAGTCATGACTTTCAGCATCTGGTTCAAGCCATGTGATATAGACGTAAACGCGACTCTGTTTGGTCATTACAAAGATGCCAACAACCGTTTTTATATTGATCGCTCTGGCAACCGGATCGATTTGTACCTCCAAGTTGGCGGGACCCCGGTGTGCAGCTACACCACCAATGCCGTCCTGCGGGATGTTTCGGCTTGGTATCACTTGGTTGTGACCGTCGATACTGGTGAAGCGTCAGCGGATCGTGTCAAGATCTGGATCAACGGCGACCGTATTACCGATTGGAACACAACCCCTACTTTGCATACGGGGGTGGCCAGCACAAGCTGGAACGTGGACACGGTTGAGCCTAGTTATGTAGGCCGCTGGTCGAGCAGCAACTATTTTCATGGCTACCTTGCCCAAGTGGCTTTCGTGGACGGCTCCGCGTATTTGGCTACTGATTTCGGTCAGTATAATGACACATCAGGTTCTTGGGAACCGATCAACCTCTCCGGCATTACCTGGGGCGCTCGGGGCTTCTATCTGGATTTCGCCGACGCCAGCCCCAACTTGGGAGATGATGAAAGCGGGAATACCAACGACTGGATCGAAGTTGGCTCCCCCATCCAAGTGGCCGACACTCCTACGAACAATACCTGCACCGGCAATTACCTCGATCAGACGGATGGCAACGGTCCTGCTTCCGCCAACTTACTCTCAGGCGGCAATCTCACCATGCGGGCGGATGGGGGTAACAACTGCGCAGTTGGGGGATCAATAGGTCTCCCTGTCACCGGTAAATGGTACTTCGAGGCCGAAGCTGTTGGTACTAATAGTTTCATAGGCGTCGGCCAATCTGGTATCTGGAAACTGACAGTAGGTACCTTCACCAATTGTCATCTGTATAAGCAGAGTGACGGCAACAAGATCGACACTGCAGGCACGTCCTCTGCCTATGGTACCGGCTACGCGAACACGGATGTTATCGGCGTCGCCGTTGATTGCGACAATCAAGCCATCTATTTCGCCAAAAACGGTACATGGCAGAACTCCGGCGACCCCACCAGTGGAGCCTCCAAGACCGGTGCTGCTTTCACGGGACAGGATTATGCCGGATGGGTTGCCATTTTCGGAAATCATGGCAACGCGTCTACAGGTTGGAATATCCGAACTGAGGACGACTTTACGGGAGCCATCCCTACTGGGTATTCCAGTGTCGGCACAGGCAACTTTCCTGCGCCTGCTGTCGCTGATGTCTCAGGCCTGTTCGTGCAGTCCGTCGGCACACATACCAATATCGAAAGTGCCATCGCCTCACTCCGCAGCGGCTGGGGCAGCGACGAATATGTAGAGTTTTTCGCTGACAGGGATACTTCTGCTAACGCAGAAAAGTTTAGGTTCAGTTTTGACTCAGCGAACGAAACGATGCTCTACACGTCGGAGACTTACCAAGCGGTCAGTACCCTCTCAGGCACCAACCATTTTGGCATGGCAATCCGGTTAAACGCTGCTTATGGAACCTACGGGGCTGCGGTTGCGGTTGATGGTTCAGGACAGGCTACTGTTACCCACAATCTCGGCACAGATAAATGCGCTATCTTCCTGTTCAGACAGGCAAGTGGCGGTGAACTACTTGGCTATCATCCCGCCGTTGATAGCGGCAAACTGATTTCCTGGTGCAACACAGCTAATCAAATAGTCAGCGGCGCGATTACGAACGTCCAAGCCAACAGCTTCGATATCGATGATAGCGGGTTTACGGGCACCTACAATGTGCTTGTTATTGCGGAAACCGAAGGCGTTTCCGCTATCCGTACCTACGAAGGCAATGCAAATGCCGATGGAACTGTTTGTGACTTAGGTCTGTCTCCTGAGTTTACGCTTATCGCCGCAATTGATAACGCAACCGCAGAAGGGCACTGGAACTCATCGCAGTTTGGTGTGGCTGGAACGCTTAACGATATCAGTAATGGTTTCACTTCCGGGGTAGACGACCTAACAAAAGATAAAGACTGGCTGTCAACAGGCATGAAGTGTCGGTCTACGGCTGCTGGAGTAAACGGTTCCCAGACTTACGCCGTTATTGCGTTTGGTACTCCTTTTAAATATGCGAGAGCGCGATAA